A portion of the Phacochoerus africanus isolate WHEZ1 chromosome 5, ROS_Pafr_v1, whole genome shotgun sequence genome contains these proteins:
- the KCNF1 gene encoding potassium voltage-gated channel subfamily F member 1 has translation MDGAGERSLPEPEPEPEPGSQSSRAGDDIEIIVNVGGVRQVLYGDLLSQYPETRLAELINCLAGGYDTIFSLCDDYDPGKREFYFDRDPDAFKCVIEVYYFGEVHMKKGICPICFKNEMDFWKVDLKFLDDCCKSHLSEKREELEEIARRVQLILDDLGVDTAEGRWQRCQKCVWKFLEKPESSCPARVVAVLSFLLILISSVVMCMGTIPELQVLDAEGNRVEHPTLENVETACIGWFTLEYLLRLFSSPNKLHFALSFMNIVDVLAILPFYVSLTLTHLGARMMELTNVQQAVQALRIMRIARIFKLARHSSGLQTLTYALKRSFKELGLLLMYLAVGIFVFSALGYTMEQSHPETLFKSIPQSFWWAIITMTTVGYGDIYPKTTLGKLNAAISFLCGVIAIALPIHPIINNFVRYYNKQRVLETAAKHELELMELNSSSGGEGKAGGSRGDLDHLPPPLPEPAGKEGPSWSSRLKLSHSDTFIPLLTEEKHHRTRLQSCK, from the coding sequence ATGGACGGGGCCGGGGAGCGCAGCCTcccggagccggagccggagccggagccgggcAGCCAGAGCTCCCGGGCGGGCGACGACATCGAGATCATCGTCAACGTGGGGGGCGTGCGGCAGGTGCTGTACGGGGACCTCCTCAGCCAGTACCCCGAGACCCGGCTGGCGGAGCTCATCAACTGCTTGGCCGGGGGCTACGacaccatcttctccctgtgcGACGACTATGACCCGGGGAAGCGGGAGTTCTACTTCGACAGGGACCCGGACGCCTTCAAGTGTGTCATCGAGGTGTACTATTTTGGGGAGGTCCACATGAAGAAGGGCATCTGTCCCATCTGCTTCAAGAACGAGATGGACTTCTGGAAGGTGGACCTCAAGTTCCTGGACGACTGCTGCAAGAGCCACCTGAGCGAGAAGCGCGAGGAGCTGGAGGAGATCGCGCGCCGCGTGCAGCTCATCCTGGACGACCTGGGCGTGGACACGGCCGAGGGCCGCTGGCAGCGCTGCCAGAAGTGcgtctggaagttcctggagaAGCCCGAGTCGTCGTGTCCGGCGCGGGTGGTGGCCGTGCTGTCCTTCCTGCTCATCCTCATCTCCTCGGTGGTCATGTGCATGGGCACCATCCCCGAGCTGCAGGTGCTGGACGCCGAGGGCAACCGCGTGGAGCACCCGACGCTGGAGAACGTGGAGACGGCGTGCATCGGCTGGTTCACGCTGGAGTACCTGCTGCGCCTCTTCTCCTCGCCCAACAAGCTGCACTTCGCCCTGTCCTTCATGAACATCGTGGACGTGCTGGCCATCCTCCCCTTCTACGTGAGCCTCACGCTCACGCACCTGGGCGCCCGCATGATGGAGCTGACGAACGTGCAGCAGGCGGTGCAGGCCCTGCGGATCATGCGCATCGCGCGCATCTTCAAGCTGGCGCGCCACTCTTCCGGGCTGCAGACCCTCACCTATGCCCTCAAGCGCAGCTTCAAGGAGCTGGGGCTGCTGCTCATGTACCTGGCCGTGGGCATCTTCGTCTTCTCCGCCCTGGGCTACACCATGGAGCAGAGCCACCCCGAGACCCTGTTTAAGAGCATCCCCCAGTCCTTCTGGTGGGCCATCATCACCATGACCACCGTGGGCTATGGCGACATCTACCCCAAGACCACCCTGGGCAAGCTCAACGCGGCCATCAGCTTCCTGTGCGGGGTCATTGCCATCGCCCTGCCCATCCACCCCATCATCAACAACTTCGTCCGGTACTACAACAAGCAGCGCGTCCTGGAAACCGCAGCCAAGCACGAGCTGGAGCTGATGGAGCTCAACTCCAGCAGTGGGGGCGAGGGCAAGGCAGGGGGCTCGCGAGGCGACCTGGACCACCTCCCGCCGCCGCTGCCGGAGCCCGCCGGGAAGGAGGGGCCGAGCTGGAGCAGCCGCCTGAAGCTCTCCCACAGCGACACCTTCATCCCCCTGCTGACCGAAGAGAAGCACCACAGGACCCGGCTCCAGAGCTGCAAGTGA